The following are from one region of the Yoonia sp. R2331 genome:
- the glcE gene encoding glycolate oxidase subunit GlcE, with amino-acid sequence MTVTSESELAAAIRDATGPLRIQGGGTRPIGRPVVGEVLSTRGLTGITLYDPGALTIVVKTGTPVEEVEAALAKEGQRLAFEPMDHRMLLGTDGTPTIGGVVAGNISGPRRIAVGACRDFMLGVTFVDGSGTLVKNGGRVMKNVTGYDLVKLMCGSYGTLGVMTEVALKVLPVASAETTLTITGLDPDQAVGAMSAALGSPFDVNGVAHDGQDTLFRLEGFSESVTYRTAELTKHLAPFGTATPIDDSAARWRAIRDVDVLAGASGDIWRLSVKPTDAPGILEAIKPSAALLDWGGGLIWLAIPPGTDVRSAIAQGHATLIRGTTHGPAFHPEPAPVAAITQGLRDRFDPRGILNPGLMT; translated from the coding sequence ATGACAGTCACATCCGAAAGCGAACTGGCCGCAGCGATCCGCGATGCCACAGGCCCCCTGCGTATTCAGGGCGGCGGCACCCGGCCCATTGGCCGCCCTGTGGTGGGCGAGGTCCTGTCAACCCGCGGGCTGACCGGGATCACGCTTTACGACCCCGGCGCGCTGACCATCGTGGTCAAGACCGGAACGCCGGTGGAGGAGGTCGAAGCGGCACTGGCCAAAGAAGGTCAACGCCTCGCCTTTGAACCAATGGACCACCGCATGTTGCTCGGCACCGACGGAACACCGACCATCGGTGGCGTCGTGGCGGGCAATATCTCTGGCCCGCGTCGGATTGCCGTGGGGGCCTGCCGTGATTTCATGCTTGGGGTCACCTTCGTCGATGGCAGCGGCACGCTGGTCAAAAACGGCGGGCGGGTGATGAAGAACGTCACCGGGTATGATCTGGTCAAGCTGATGTGCGGGTCATACGGCACCCTCGGCGTAATGACCGAAGTGGCATTAAAGGTGCTGCCGGTTGCATCGGCCGAGACGACTTTGACAATCACCGGCCTTGATCCTGACCAAGCCGTCGGGGCGATGTCTGCAGCGCTTGGTTCACCCTTTGACGTCAACGGTGTGGCCCATGACGGGCAAGATACGCTCTTCCGGTTGGAAGGGTTTTCTGAATCCGTCACATACCGCACGGCGGAATTGACCAAACACCTTGCCCCCTTTGGTACGGCCACACCGATTGACGACAGCGCCGCGCGCTGGCGCGCCATCCGGGACGTGGACGTCCTGGCCGGTGCCTCAGGCGATATCTGGCGGCTATCGGTCAAACCGACCGACGCCCCCGGCATTCTGGAGGCCATCAAGCCATCCGCTGCGCTTCTGGACTGGGGCGGCGGGCTGATCTGGCTGGCGATTCCCCCCGGCACCGACGTGCGCAGCGCCATCGCACAGGGCCACGCCACGCTGATCCGCGGCACGACCCACGGCCCTGCCTTCCACCCCGAACCGGCCCCCGTCGCGGCCATCACCCAAGGCCTGCGCGACCGGTTCGATCCGCGCGGCATCCTGAACCCCGGATTGATGACCTGA
- the glcF gene encoding glycolate oxidase subunit GlcF, with amino-acid sequence MQTHFTSDQLKDPGTARANEILRACVHCGFCTATCPTYQVLGDELDSPRGRIYLIKDMLENERKPDEKTVKHIDRCLSCLACMTTCPSGVHYMHLVDHARAYIEKHYDRPWSDRALRWVLARILPYPMRFRIALLGAKIGRPFARFMPDARLRAMLEMAPKHIPPVSRNDDPQTFEVPDAKMRVVLMTGCAQRALNTDINDATIRLMTRLGAEVVIPEGQGCCGALTHHMGKENESHATAARNIRAWAREIDKGLSAIVINTSGCGTTVKDYGHMFRNDPELSADAARVSAIAKDISEVLLELTTVTTVNGSQDSDVHGLCIGSASVVHDFSDVNVAYHAACSLQHGQQVKSAPKDLLRAAGFTVLEPADSHLCCGSAGTYNLMQPEISKQLKTRKVQTLEALSPDIIAAGNIGCMMQIGGATDVPIVHTVELLDWATGGPKPPALSANANATPAVPILR; translated from the coding sequence ATGCAGACCCATTTCACCTCAGACCAACTCAAAGACCCCGGCACTGCCCGTGCCAACGAAATCCTGCGCGCCTGCGTTCACTGCGGGTTTTGCACTGCCACCTGCCCCACCTATCAGGTGCTGGGCGATGAACTCGACAGCCCGCGCGGTCGCATCTACCTGATCAAGGACATGCTCGAAAATGAGCGTAAGCCAGATGAAAAAACCGTTAAGCACATTGACCGCTGTTTGTCCTGTCTGGCCTGCATGACCACCTGCCCTTCGGGCGTGCATTACATGCATCTGGTCGATCACGCGCGGGCCTATATCGAAAAACACTATGATCGCCCGTGGTCAGACCGGGCCCTGCGCTGGGTGCTGGCCCGGATCCTGCCCTATCCGATGCGGTTCCGGATCGCACTGCTGGGGGCCAAGATCGGGCGACCCTTTGCCCGGTTCATGCCCGATGCCCGCCTGCGCGCGATGCTGGAAATGGCGCCCAAACACATCCCCCCCGTCAGCCGAAATGACGACCCACAGACCTTTGAGGTGCCAGACGCAAAGATGCGTGTGGTCCTGATGACCGGCTGCGCCCAGCGCGCGCTCAACACCGATATCAACGACGCTACAATCCGGCTGATGACCCGACTTGGGGCCGAGGTTGTGATCCCCGAAGGTCAGGGCTGCTGCGGTGCTTTGACCCACCACATGGGCAAGGAAAACGAAAGCCACGCCACTGCGGCCAGGAACATTCGGGCATGGGCGCGCGAGATTGACAAAGGGTTAAGCGCGATCGTGATCAACACCTCTGGTTGTGGCACAACTGTTAAGGATTATGGCCATATGTTTCGCAATGATCCGGAACTTTCTGCAGATGCGGCAAGGGTTTCGGCCATTGCAAAGGATATCTCGGAAGTGTTGCTCGAACTCACCACCGTCACGACGGTTAACGGATCGCAAGACTCTGACGTGCATGGACTGTGCATTGGTTCTGCATCAGTTGTGCATGATTTTTCTGACGTGAACGTGGCATACCACGCGGCCTGCTCGCTCCAGCACGGTCAGCAAGTAAAATCTGCACCAAAGGACCTTTTGCGCGCTGCGGGCTTTACTGTCTTGGAACCGGCAGACAGTCATTTGTGCTGCGGGTCTGCGGGGACTTACAACCTGATGCAGCCCGAGATTTCCAAACAGCTCAAGACTAGAAAAGTGCAAACGCTAGAAGCGCTTAGCCCTGACATTATCGCGGCTGGCAACATCGGGTGCATGATGCAGATTGGCGGTGCGACGGACGTGCCTATCGTCCACACGGTCGAGCTTTTGGATTGGGCGACGGGCGGGCCAAAGCCTCCCGCATTGTCGGCCAACGCAAATGCCACACCTGCCGTGCCAATCCTGCGTTAA
- a CDS encoding serine protease, translated as MRYFIVFASLFLGLATQALAQIADETPLVTLETGEASRGWEGVGRLDIDGTGFCTAALIEERLILTAAHCVYGQNGRLLPAEAFQFNAGLRGGRAEATRGVNRLVAHPEYIFTGKTGRAGGVAMDIAVLELDRSIRLTRVQPFDVAADPRRGDQIGVVSYGRGRANAASLQEVCSVMGRQSGVLIMTCDIEPGSSGAPVFTLENGKPRIVSVVSSMSSLGEREVSLGTSLNEPLQELLRHFASVGPAKPGGSQRLIQMGERNDTGAKFVRP; from the coding sequence ATGCGTTATTTTATTGTCTTTGCGTCACTTTTTCTGGGTCTGGCAACCCAGGCCCTTGCGCAGATTGCGGATGAAACACCGCTTGTCACGCTTGAAACTGGCGAGGCATCGCGCGGTTGGGAAGGTGTCGGGCGGTTGGACATCGACGGCACCGGCTTTTGCACCGCCGCCCTGATCGAGGAACGGCTGATTCTCACTGCCGCCCATTGTGTGTATGGCCAAAATGGCCGTTTGCTGCCCGCAGAGGCGTTTCAATTCAACGCAGGGCTGCGCGGCGGCCGGGCAGAGGCGACACGGGGCGTTAACCGTTTGGTCGCGCACCCCGAGTATATTTTCACAGGCAAAACCGGACGCGCCGGCGGTGTCGCAATGGACATCGCCGTCCTCGAACTTGACCGCTCCATCCGCCTGACCCGCGTGCAGCCTTTTGACGTCGCCGCTGACCCGCGCCGCGGCGACCAGATCGGCGTTGTGTCCTATGGTCGGGGCCGCGCGAACGCCGCAAGTCTGCAAGAAGTGTGCAGCGTCATGGGGCGTCAATCAGGCGTGTTGATCATGACCTGCGACATCGAACCGGGGTCGAGCGGCGCGCCGGTATTTACGCTTGAAAACGGCAAACCGCGCATCGTCTCGGTCGTGTCTTCCATGTCCAGTCTGGGCGAAAGAGAGGTCTCGCTTGGCACCTCCCTCAACGAACCGTTGCAAGAGCTTTTGCGCCACTTTGCCAGCGTCGGCCCGGCCAAACCGGGCGGGTCGCAACGGCTGATCCAGATGGGTGAACGCAACGACACCGGTGCGAAATTCGTCCGGCCTTAA
- a CDS encoding Hsp20 family protein has translation MRSFDLTPLYRATVGFDQIADLMDRALASDVGNSSYPPYNIEKTSEDGWRISIAVAGFSDEDLSIEVKDRALIVTARKAEDTEERTYLHRGIANRAFERRFTLADHVQVTGAAHENGMLHIDLVREVPEALKPRRITIAKSTPKQADVIEADKVN, from the coding sequence ATGCGTAGTTTTGATCTGACACCACTTTACCGTGCCACCGTTGGCTTTGACCAAATTGCCGACCTGATGGACCGGGCGCTGGCCTCTGACGTGGGCAACTCCAGCTACCCCCCTTACAACATCGAAAAGACCAGCGAAGATGGCTGGCGCATTTCGATTGCCGTTGCTGGTTTCAGCGACGAAGACCTGTCCATCGAAGTCAAGGATCGCGCCCTGATCGTCACCGCCCGCAAAGCGGAAGACACAGAAGAGCGGACCTACCTGCACCGTGGCATCGCCAACCGCGCGTTCGAACGCCGCTTCACCCTTGCCGATCACGTACAGGTCACAGGGGCGGCCCATGAAAACGGCATGCTCCACATCGATCTGGTGCGCGAAGTGCCCGAAGCGCTGAAACCGCGCCGCATTACGATTGCAAAATCGACACCAAAACAGGCCGATGTGATTGAGGCCGATAAGGTCAACTAG
- a CDS encoding ferric reductase has translation MAWRQPIYIAAGFAGIIGMTLLLVQPVLIAGHLPGFQGITGRRMHRVTGVLLLLAVLAHIAGLWITSPPDVIDVLLFASPTPFGVWGAIAMWAVFASALVALLRRKFRPKAWRRLHAGLAAVIVGGTVAHAVLIEGTMESMSKIALSAFIIMANLPVIYRAFVPRRA, from the coding sequence TTGGCGTGGCGGCAGCCGATCTATATCGCGGCAGGCTTTGCCGGGATCATCGGGATGACGCTGCTTCTGGTGCAGCCGGTGTTGATCGCCGGGCATCTGCCGGGGTTTCAGGGGATCACGGGGCGGCGGATGCATCGGGTTACGGGTGTGCTGCTGTTGTTGGCGGTTCTGGCGCATATCGCGGGGCTTTGGATCACCAGCCCACCTGATGTCATTGACGTGTTGCTGTTTGCATCGCCCACACCCTTTGGGGTCTGGGGGGCGATCGCGATGTGGGCGGTGTTCGCCAGCGCGTTGGTGGCGCTGCTGCGTCGGAAATTTCGGCCAAAGGCGTGGCGGCGGCTGCATGCGGGCTTGGCGGCGGTTATTGTTGGGGGAACCGTGGCACATGCGGTGCTGATCGAAGGCACGATGGAGAGCATGTCCAAGATCGCGCTGAGCGCATTCATCATCATGGCAAATCTGCCCGTGATTTACCGCGCCTTTGTGCCGCGCCGGGCATGA
- a CDS encoding twin-arginine translocation pathway signal produces the protein MTKFRASRRRFIATAAASASFATGLLSPAQAQSLAPTPSMRGGANNYRPGAPIVERIGGGGFMMTGTVRRAGDGAPLQGVRIQIWAHTTEGHERDAHSHGATLTDAQGVFRMDMPQIVPAFGQAHGHLASEADGFETVFLRPLLASSSDTSLNADFVLATL, from the coding sequence ATGACAAAATTCAGAGCCTCCCGCCGCCGCTTTATCGCGACCGCTGCCGCGAGCGCCAGCTTTGCCACCGGTCTTTTGTCGCCCGCGCAGGCGCAGTCACTTGCCCCGACCCCGTCAATGCGCGGTGGGGCCAATAACTATCGCCCCGGCGCCCCGATTGTAGAGCGGATTGGCGGCGGTGGTTTCATGATGACGGGCACGGTGCGCCGTGCGGGTGATGGTGCACCGCTGCAGGGCGTGCGCATTCAGATCTGGGCGCATACGACCGAAGGGCATGAGCGCGACGCGCATAGCCATGGGGCCACCCTGACCGATGCGCAGGGCGTTTTCCGCATGGATATGCCGCAGATCGTGCCCGCTTTTGGCCAGGCTCATGGGCATTTGGCATCTGAGGCGGACGGGTTTGAAACGGTGTTTTTGCGGCCCCTGCTGGCAAGCTCAAGCGATACCTCACTGAACGCCGATTTCGTGCTTGCCACGTTGTGA
- the polA gene encoding DNA polymerase I has protein sequence MTTFGKGCHLHLIDGSAFIFRAYHALPPLTRKSDGLPVGAVSGFVNMLQRYIEGNTGPDAATHVAVIFDKGSHTFRNDMYDQYKANREAMPEDLRPQIPLTRDATRAFNIACEEIEGFEADDIIATLAHQARDAGGRVTILSSDKDLMQLVGGGVEMLDPMKNKRIDSDGVVEKFGVGPDRVVDVQALAGDSVDNVPGAPGIGIKTAALLINEYGDLESLLDRATEIKQPKRRQTLIDNRAQIELSKKLVQLDCGMDLPFDLDSLEIRDPEIDPLMAFLAEMEFRTVTKRIADKLGVEPPVIEAAPQAEEAAQPEEKPFDPELYECVRDAVALQVWIDRIRERGYVAIDTETTALNEMRADLVGISLCVEAGEACYIPLTHKAGGADDLFGSDELAEGQMPFEDCLAMLKPVLEDESVLKIGQNMKYDAKIFARQGVNVAPVDDTMLLSYAMHAGEHNHGMDLLSERYLGHTPIPIKPLLGSGKSAITFDRVGVDDAVKYAAEDADITLRLWQLLKPKLHTRKVTTVYETLERPMIPVLAEMEMAGIKVDRDTLSRMSNAFSQKMAGLEDEIQDKAGRKFNVGSPKQLGEILFDELALPGGKKGKTGAYSTGADILEDLATEHEIPGLILDWRQLSKLKSTYTDALQEHINAETGRVHTSYSIAGANTGRLASTDPNLQNIPVRSEEGRRIREAFVAEDGKVLVSLDYSQIELRILAHVAGIEELKQAFRDGVDIHALTASEMFNVPLEEMTPDVRRQAKAINFGVIYGISGFGLARNLRIPRAEAQGFIDRYFERFPGIRAYMDDTVAFAKEHGYVQTLFGRRINTPEINAKGPHAGFAKRAAINAPIQGTAADVIRRAMIRMPDAIAGMPAKMLLQVHDELLFEVEKGAVDDLIGTARDVMENTSDPAVKLDVKLSVDAGQGANWAQAH, from the coding sequence ATGACAACTTTCGGCAAAGGCTGCCATCTGCATCTGATTGACGGCTCTGCCTTTATCTTTCGCGCTTATCACGCCCTTCCACCTTTGACGCGCAAGTCTGATGGTTTACCGGTCGGTGCCGTCAGCGGTTTTGTGAACATGTTGCAGCGCTATATCGAGGGCAACACCGGCCCTGATGCTGCAACCCATGTTGCGGTGATCTTTGACAAGGGCAGCCATACGTTCCGCAATGACATGTATGACCAATACAAGGCGAACCGCGAAGCGATGCCAGAGGATTTGCGCCCGCAAATTCCGCTGACCCGTGATGCGACACGGGCGTTCAACATTGCCTGCGAAGAGATTGAGGGGTTCGAGGCGGATGACATCATCGCCACGCTTGCCCATCAGGCCCGCGATGCCGGAGGGCGGGTCACGATCCTGAGTTCAGACAAGGACCTGATGCAGCTTGTTGGCGGTGGGGTCGAGATGTTGGACCCAATGAAGAACAAGCGGATCGACAGTGACGGTGTCGTCGAAAAATTTGGTGTTGGGCCTGACCGCGTCGTGGATGTGCAGGCGCTGGCAGGGGATTCGGTTGACAACGTGCCAGGTGCGCCAGGCATCGGGATCAAGACGGCGGCACTTTTGATTAATGAATATGGGGACTTGGAAAGCTTGCTGGACCGGGCGACCGAGATCAAGCAACCCAAGCGCCGACAGACCCTGATCGACAATCGCGCGCAGATTGAGCTGTCCAAGAAGTTGGTGCAGTTGGATTGCGGGATGGACCTGCCGTTCGACCTTGATAGCCTAGAAATCCGCGACCCGGAGATTGATCCGTTGATGGCTTTTTTGGCCGAGATGGAGTTTCGGACCGTCACCAAGCGGATCGCCGACAAGTTAGGTGTTGAGCCCCCGGTGATCGAAGCGGCCCCGCAAGCAGAAGAAGCGGCCCAACCGGAAGAAAAACCTTTTGATCCAGAGCTTTATGAATGCGTTCGCGATGCGGTGGCACTGCAGGTCTGGATCGACCGTATCCGGGAACGCGGCTATGTGGCGATTGATACCGAGACGACCGCGCTGAACGAAATGCGCGCCGATTTGGTTGGCATCTCGCTTTGCGTTGAGGCCGGAGAGGCCTGCTACATCCCGCTGACCCACAAGGCGGGTGGTGCTGATGATTTGTTCGGCTCTGACGAACTGGCCGAGGGGCAAATGCCCTTTGAGGATTGTCTCGCGATGCTGAAGCCCGTGCTGGAGGATGAGAGCGTCCTGAAGATCGGGCAGAACATGAAATACGACGCCAAGATTTTCGCGCGCCAGGGGGTCAACGTGGCCCCTGTCGATGACACGATGCTGCTGTCTTATGCGATGCACGCGGGCGAGCATAACCACGGGATGGACCTGCTGTCAGAGCGCTATCTGGGGCACACGCCGATCCCGATTAAGCCATTGTTGGGAAGCGGAAAATCAGCGATCACCTTTGACCGGGTTGGTGTTGATGATGCGGTGAAATATGCGGCTGAGGATGCGGATATCACGCTGCGACTGTGGCAGTTGCTGAAGCCGAAACTGCATACCCGCAAGGTTACGACGGTGTATGAAACGCTTGAGCGTCCCATGATCCCGGTGCTGGCCGAGATGGAGATGGCGGGGATCAAGGTGGACCGCGATACGCTGTCGCGGATGTCCAACGCCTTTAGCCAGAAGATGGCGGGTCTGGAGGATGAAATTCAGGACAAGGCGGGCCGGAAATTCAACGTCGGTTCACCTAAGCAATTGGGCGAAATCCTGTTTGATGAGTTGGCGCTGCCCGGCGGAAAGAAGGGCAAGACCGGCGCGTATTCCACCGGGGCTGACATTCTGGAGGATTTGGCGACAGAGCATGAAATCCCGGGGCTGATCCTGGATTGGCGGCAACTGTCGAAGCTGAAATCAACTTATACCGATGCGCTGCAAGAACATATTAACGCAGAGACCGGTCGTGTTCACACCTCTTACTCTATCGCCGGTGCGAACACGGGGCGGCTGGCCTCGACTGATCCGAATTTGCAGAACATCCCGGTGCGCAGCGAAGAGGGCCGGCGGATCAGAGAGGCCTTTGTCGCGGAAGATGGCAAGGTTCTGGTGTCCTTGGATTATAGTCAGATTGAGCTACGGATCTTGGCGCATGTGGCGGGCATTGAAGAGTTGAAACAGGCGTTCCGGGATGGTGTGGATATCCATGCTTTGACGGCGTCCGAGATGTTTAACGTCCCGTTGGAAGAAATGACCCCGGATGTGCGCAGACAGGCCAAGGCGATCAATTTCGGCGTGATCTACGGCATTTCCGGTTTCGGTCTAGCGCGCAATCTGCGCATTCCGCGGGCCGAAGCACAGGGGTTTATCGACCGCTACTTCGAACGTTTTCCCGGCATTCGCGCCTACATGGACGACACGGTAGCCTTTGCCAAAGAGCATGGATACGTGCAGACGCTGTTTGGGCGGCGGATCAACACGCCAGAGATCAACGCCAAGGGGCCGCATGCAGGCTTTGCCAAGCGCGCGGCGATCAATGCGCCGATCCAAGGAACTGCCGCCGACGTGATCCGCCGGGCGATGATCCGGATGCCGGATGCGATTGCAGGGATGCCCGCGAAGATGCTGCTGCAGGTGCATGATGAACTGCTCTTTGAGGTGGAAAAGGGCGCTGTTGACGATCTGATTGGCACCGCACGGGATGTGATGGAGAACACGTCCGACCCTGCCGTGAAACTGGATGTGAAGCTGTCTGTGGATGCAGGACAGGGGGCGAATTGGGCGCAAGCTCACTGA
- a CDS encoding zinc-finger domain-containing protein encodes MTRPAPETKIVKDWRIACDGGEGGLGHPRVWLQLPKEHGWVECPYCDAKYIHEDFEGKV; translated from the coding sequence ATGACACGTCCCGCACCGGAAACCAAGATCGTCAAAGACTGGCGTATTGCCTGCGATGGTGGGGAGGGCGGATTGGGCCACCCGCGTGTCTGGTTGCAACTGCCAAAGGAACACGGCTGGGTCGAATGCCCTTACTGTGATGCGAAATATATCCATGAGGATTTTGAAGGCAAAGTCTGA